Part of the Aquabacterium sp. NJ1 genome, CCCGCGCTGACCTTGGGCCCCAGCAGTTCCACGCTGGCCACCAGGATCCAGTCCCTGGACCATTGCGGGAACCACTTGTCGTAGATGAAGGCCACCTCCACGCCCTTGCGCGCCGCGAGCTCGTCGATCCACGGCCCGGTCATCTGTCCATGACGCCGCACTTCCAGCACCTCGGGTGAAGCCAGGCCCGCGAGATCGAGCACGTACTGCCCTGATCGCAGGGCCACCAGGCCCAGGTCATTGACCGCCACGCGCATGCCCAGCTCACGGGCGATGCGCGCCGTCACCATCTGCTGCTGTGCCACGTTCTGGCAGCCACCCGGGGTGTCCAGCGTGACCTGCCACAGGGTCGGAAACGCCAGGGCCAGCGCCGTGCTGCTCAGGGCCATGGCCCATGCAGCGCGCGCGGCGCCCTCAGCAGCTTTCAAAACCATGTCGCCCACCGAGGCCAGCACGAACACGGCCAGCCACGCCAGGATGAAGACCTCATAGCGCCCGAACCAGCCCACACGGCCCTCCAGCATGAAGGCCAGCGTGGGCAAGCCGATGAGCATGACCCATTGCCCGAGCCGATCACGCCAGGCATAAGCCAGCCAGGCCAGCATCAGCACGATGGTGGGGTGCGTGGTGTAGTTGGTCATGAAGGGCGGCTCCAGCGTCTTGGCCAGCACCGACGAAGGCAGCAGGGGCAAGCCCACCGCATGCAGAAAGGCCGAGAAAGCCACCACGATGGCCAGCGACACGCCCACGGCCACCGCGGGGCGGACCTTGTCCTGCGTGAACCACAGGTAGGCCCCCACCGGCAGGCTGATGGCCAGGCATTCATAACGGATCAGTGGCATCAAGCCCAGCGCCACATAGAACCAGGCATCGCGGCGCTGCTCGATCAGGCGCATCGCCACGAACACCACCAGCAACACCTGCAGCGAGTGCTCCATGCCGGTCATCACCAGGCCAAACAGGTTGAGCCCGAAGGCCACGGCCATCGCCCCGAGCGTGGGCAACCAGGCGGGCACGCCCGCGCGCCGGATCACCCGCGCCAGGCACCATACGGTCAGCACACAAGCCGCCCCGTTGATGATCAAGGGCAACCATTCAGCCACACGCGCAGGTGCCAGCGCCATCAGAAAAGGCCAGGCAATGCTGGACGAAGGGGATGCCCACTCGCCAGGGTTGATACCGTATGATCCTTGCTGAATGTTCTTCGCGAGCGCCAGGTGGATGTAAGGGTCATCCAGCGAATACACGAGCATGCCGCCCGTCTGCCTCATGCACGCGACAACCAAAGCCCACAAGGCCAGCAAAGCGGCGACTGGTGCCATACACGCTACTCCCAGTTGAACAGTTTTCACCAGGACCACTCTATATGAAGCTGCGCTTCACCAAGATGCACGGCGCCGGCAACGACTTTGTTGTGCTCGACGCCACACGCGGGCCCCTGCCATTGAGCGAGGCCCAGTACCGCTTTCTGGCTGACCGCCGTTTTGGTATCGGCGCAGACCAGATCCTGATCGTCGAGCCCGGCAACCCGGCCAATGCCACCGACTTCACTTACCGCATCATGAACGCCGACGGCGGCGAGGTGGAGCAATGCGGCAACGGCGCGCGCTGCTTCGCCCGTTTCGTGCACGACACCGGCCTGAGCGACAAGGACACCATCCGTGTGCAGACCATGAAGGCCATCATCGAGCCGCACCTGCAGCCCGATGGCCGCGTGACCGTGGACATGGGTGAGCCCTTCCTGGTGCCCGCCGAGGTGCCCTTTGATGGCCAGGGCCTGACGCCCAAGCTGCTCAATGGCTGCGAGCTGTGGCCCATCCAGCTGGCGAACCACCCGGTCGACGTGGCCGTGGTGTCCATGGGCAACCCGCACGCCGTGATGCGTGTGGACAGCGTCGAGCACGCCCCCGTGGAAGAGCTCGGCCCGCAGGTTGAAAGCCATGTGCGCTTCCCGCGCCGCGTGAACGCCGGCTTCATGGAAGTGGTGGACCGCAGCCACATCCGCCTGCGCGTGTACGAGCGTGGCACGGGCGAGACCCTGGCCTGCGGCTCGGGTGCCTGCGCCGCCGTGGTGGCCGGCATCCGCCTGGGCTGGCTGGATGAGACCGTGCACGTGGACATGCCCGGCGGCCGCCTGAGCATCAGCTGGGAAGGCCCCGGCACGCACGTGCTGATGACCGGCCCGGCCGTCAAGGTGTTTGACGGCGAAATCGACGTTCCCGAACTCTGAACCAAGTACCCCCCATGACCCTGCAAGGCATCACCGAAGACGAGATCGTCAACTACCTGGTGCACACGCCCGGTTTCTTCGAGCGCAACGCCCAGGTGCTGGCCTCCATCCAGCTGACCAGCCCGCACGGCCAGCGCGCCGTCTCGCTGCAAGAGCGCCAGATGGAGATGCTGCGCGACCGCATCAAGGGCCTGGAGCGCCGGATCATGGACATGATCCGCCACGGCCAGGAAAACGAAGCCATCGCCGAGCGCCTGCACCGCTGGGTGCGCGCCGTGCTGCTCACGCATGACGACACCCTGCTGGCCGAGGTCATGATCGACCGCCTGCGCCACGAGTTCATGATCCCGCAAGCGGCCGTGCGTGTCTGGGGCACACCCAGCCAGGCGCTGCGCGAAGGCCTGGGCGAGTTGGCCATCACCCAGCCCGTGAGCGA contains:
- the dapF gene encoding diaminopimelate epimerase, whose product is MKLRFTKMHGAGNDFVVLDATRGPLPLSEAQYRFLADRRFGIGADQILIVEPGNPANATDFTYRIMNADGGEVEQCGNGARCFARFVHDTGLSDKDTIRVQTMKAIIEPHLQPDGRVTVDMGEPFLVPAEVPFDGQGLTPKLLNGCELWPIQLANHPVDVAVVSMGNPHAVMRVDSVEHAPVEELGPQVESHVRFPRRVNAGFMEVVDRSHIRLRVYERGTGETLACGSGACAAVVAGIRLGWLDETVHVDMPGGRLSISWEGPGTHVLMTGPAVKVFDGEIDVPEL
- a CDS encoding DUF484 family protein; this encodes MTLQGITEDEIVNYLVHTPGFFERNAQVLASIQLTSPHGQRAVSLQERQMEMLRDRIKGLERRIMDMIRHGQENEAIAERLHRWVRAVLLTHDDTLLAEVMIDRLRHEFMIPQAAVRVWGTPSQALREGLGELAITQPVSDDARSFAGSLNVPYCGLNAGFEAGKWLEDSATITSLALLPLHHQGETFGLLVLGSPDPTRYTADMGVDFLHQVSDIASAALARLLS